In Panicum virgatum strain AP13 chromosome 4N, P.virgatum_v5, whole genome shotgun sequence, a single window of DNA contains:
- the LOC120669597 gene encoding long chain acyl-CoA synthetase 4-like: MKMKHLVEVEPATETARPAYRNARAKDGLLQPPPGLHSCWDIFRTAVEKYPNNPMLGRWSVVDGKAGEYTWVTYKEVYDVVLKLAASISKSGTKQGECCGIYGANCPEWIISMEACNALGVCCVPLYDSLGAGAVEFIICHAEIQVVFVEEEKIAELLKTCHVTSKYLQTIISFGGVTNDHKEEAKNHGLSIFSWEEFLITGGSHQVDLPEKKRSDICTIMYTSGTTGDPKGVMLSNESLLVNVVGPDSVLQYIGEVFDQDDVYLSYLPLAHVFDRMFEEVFIYHGSKIGFWRGDVKLLVDDIAALKPTVFCAVPRVLDRIYSGFTAKISAGGILKKTLFNIAYKMKLGSMRKGVKHEKAAPFFDKLVFNKVKEGLGGRLRVILSGGAPLAVPVEEFLRVVTCAYVVQGYGLTETCVGSIVSIPNEFSMVGTVGPPVQHVDVRLESVPEMGYDALSSIPRGEICIRGSVLFSGYYKRDDLAQEVMIDGWFHTGDVGEWQPDGSLKVIDRKKNIFKLSQGEYVAVENLENVYGVLQEIDSIWVYGNSFESYLVAVVNPNQQVLEHWAEQNGITGSFAELCKNSRAKEHILSELTKIAKEKKLKGFEFIKAIHLDPLPFDIERDLITPTYKKKRPKMLKYYQGEIDALYKGLK, from the exons atgaagatgaagcacctggtggaggtggagccggCGACGGAGACCGCCAGGCCGGCGTACCGGAACGCGCGGGCCAAGGACGGCCTCCTGCAGCCCCCGCCGGGGCTCCACAGCTGCTGGGACATCTTCCG GACGGCCGTGGAGAAGTACCCCAACAACCCGATGCTCGGTCGCTGGAGCGTCGTCGACGGCAAG GCAGGTGAGTACACCTGGGTGACTTACAAGGAAGTCTACGATGTCGTGCTGAAGCTTGCAGCCTCCATCAGCAAGTCAGGAACCAAGCAG GGTGAATGCTGCGGCATATACGGCGCGAACTGCCCGGAATGGATCATCAGCATGGAG GCTTGCAATGCGCTTGGGGTTTGCTGCGTGCCGCTCTACGATTCCCTCG GTGCTGGGGCAGTAGAGTTTATCATATGCCATGCCGAAATCCAGGTCGTATttgtggaggaggagaagatCGCAGAG CTCCTGAAAACTTGCCATGTCACTTCAAAGTATCTGCAAA CAATCATAAGCTTTGGAGGAGTCACTAATGACCATAAAGAGGAAGCTAAAAACCATGGCTTGTCCATTTTCTCCTGGGAGGAATTCCTGATCACG GGTGGCTCTCATCAAGTTGATCTGCCTGAAAAGAAGAGATCTGACATCTGTACCATAATGTACACAAGTGGCACAACAGGAGACCCTAAAGGAGTTATGTTATCAAATGAAAGCCTTCTTGTAAACGTTGTGGGTCCTGATTCTGTCCTTCAGTATATTGGTGAAGTT TTTGATCAAGATGATGTTTATTTGTCATATCTTCCACTAGCTCATGTCTTTGATAGAATGTTTGAGGAAGTGTTCATTTACCATGGATCAAAAATTGGATTTTGGCGTGGG GATGTCAAACTATTGGTTGATGACATTGCAGCACTGAAACCAACAGTATTCTGTGCTGTTCCACGTGTACTTGACAGGATATATTCAG GTTTTACAGCCAAGATTTCCGCTGGTGGTATACTGAAGAAAACTTTATTCAACATTGCTTACAAGAT GAAACTGGGCAGCATGAGGAAAGGAGTTAAACATGAGAAAGCAGCTCCATTCTTTGATAAATTAGTTTTCAACAAG GTGAAAGAAGGGCTTGGTGGAAGATTAAGAGTTATTTTGTCTGGTGGCGCCCCTCTGGCTGTACCTGTGGAAGAATTTTTGAGGGTTGTGACGTGTGCTTATGTTGTTCAGGGCTATG GACTGACGGAAACTTGTGTGGGCTCTATAGTTTCAATACCAAATGAATTCTCCATGGTTGGGACTGTTGGTCCACCAGTCCAACATGTAGATGTACGCCTCGAGTCAGTTCCAGAGATGGGTTATGATGCTTTGTCTAGCATTCCACGTGGAGAGATATGCATAAGGGGTAGTGTGCTATTCTCTGGATATTACAAAAGAGATGACCTTGCACAGGAAGTCATGATTGACGGATGGTTTCACACAG GAGATGTTGGTGAGTGGCAACCAGATGGGTCCTTGAAAGTCATTGATAGAAAGAAGAATATATTCAAGCTTTCTCAGGGAGAATATGTTGCAGTGGAAAATCTAGAGAATGTGTATGGTGTTCTTCAGGAGATAGATTCG ATATGGGTATACGGGAATAGTTTTGAATCTTATCTTGTTGCCGTGGTCAATCCGAACCAACAAGTTCTTGAGCATTGGGCTGAACAAAACGGTATTACTGGAAGTTTTGCTGAACTATGCAAAAATTCAAGAGCTAAAGAACATATTCTCTCAGAACTAACAAAGATTGCGAAGGAAAAGAAG CTGAAAGGCTTTGAATTCATAAAAGCTATACATCTCGACCCGTTACCGTTTGATATCGAGCGCGACCTCATCACCCCAACATACAAGAAGAAACGGCCAAAGATGCTCAAGTACTACCAG GGGGAGATTGATGCACTCTACAAGGGCTTGAAGTAA
- the LOC120669599 gene encoding DNA-damage-repair/toleration protein DRT111, chloroplastic-like: MLGGLYGDLPPPSSAGDDDKASSASVWSSATKMAPPTLRKPSTTFAPPPSLLRNQHLRPPKAASASASAAPATAAPVVAAEPAPAPSFQPAFVAVQSTVLEEYDPARPNDYEDYRKDKLRRAKEAELSKELERRRREEQEREREREQREREAREREERDYQSRASSLNISGEEAWKRRAAMSGGTGAAAAQRTPSSPPHGDGFAIGSSSSAGLGLGAGGQMTAAQRMMAKMGWKEGQGLGKQEQGITAPLVAKKTDRRGGVIVDESSSKPPEKKPKSVNFDGPPTRVLLLRNMVGPGEVDDELEDEVASECAKFGTVTRVLIFEITQTDFPAEEAVRIFIQFERAEEATKAMIDLQGRFFGGRVVQASFFDEERFGRNELAPMPGEVPGFFD; this comes from the exons ATGCTGGGCGGCCTGTACGGCGAcctcccgccgccgtcgtcggccggcgacgacgacaagGCCTCCTCGGCCTCCGTCTGGTCCAGCGCCACCAAGATGGCGCCGCCCACCCTCCGCAAGCCGTCAACCACCTTCGCCCCGCCCCCCTCGCTCCTCCGCAACCAGCACCTGCGCCCGCCCAAGGCCGCCTCCGCATCCGCCTCAGCGGCTCCCGCCACGGCTGCCCCCGTCGTGGCCGCCGAGCCCGCCCCCGCGCCGTCCTTCCAGCCGGCGTTCGTGGCCGTCCAGTCCACCGTGCTGGAGGAGTACGACCCCGCCAGGCCCAACGACTACGAGGACTACCGCAAGGACAAGCTCCGGCGggccaaggaggccgagctgaGCAAGGagctcgagcgccgccgccgcgaggagcaGGAGCGGGAGAGGGAGCGCGAGCAGCGGGAGAGGGAGGCCCGCGAGCGCGAGGAGAGGGACTACCAGTCCAGGGCATCCTCCCTCAACATATCCGGCGAGGAGGCGTGGAAGCGGAGGGCGGCGATGAGCGGTGGCAccggagctgctgctgcgcAGAGGACCCCCTCGTCCCCGCCGCACGGGGATGGGTTTGCCATCGGGAGCTCATCTTCCGCTGGGTTGGGCCTGGGCGCCGGCGGACAGATGACTGCTGCCCAGCGGATGATGGCGAAGATGGGGTGGAAGGAAGGTCAAGGGCTTGGCAAGCAAGAGCAGGGGATCACTGCTCCTCTTGTGGCCAAGAAGACTGATAGGAGGGGAGGGGTTATTGTTGATGAGAGCAGTTCGAAGCCACCAGAAAAGAAGCCGAAATCCGTCAACTTTGATGGGCCACCGACACGAGTTCTGCTGCTCCGCAACATG GTTGGTCCTGGTGAGGTTGATGACGAGCTGGAAGATGAGGTGGCATCTGAGTGTGCCAAGTTTGGGACAGTGACTCGTGTGCTGATATTTGAGATCACACAGACAGACTTCCCAGCTGAGGAGGCTGTGAGGATATTCATACAGTTTGAGCGAGCAGAAGAAGCAACAAAGGCGATGATTGATCTGCAAGGGCGGTTCTTTGGTGGGCGTGTGGTGCAGGCATCCTTCTTTGACGAGGAAAGGTTTGGGAGGAACGAACTTGCTCCTATGCCAGGGGAAGTACCAGGGTTCTTTGATTAA
- the LOC120669600 gene encoding transcription factor WRKY19-like, whose product MQDGAGAEGGIQLLLTILADAEEQARQLGELAEDPRSRAEHYRGAARRLQGTLGKAVAVAKAVEAAPGSSRGTDRSDSPRSADESSGGTAAVEAPEGQILCNKRRKGLPRWTAKFRVPDANLEATPDDGFSWRKYGQKDILGAKFPRGYYRCTYRAAQGCPATKQVQRSDTDLCVFDVTYLGEHTCHQKQRHAAAVTAHGRGGSQSPPPPPPSHHEQQDPSMQLVVMGFKDSLKVETEASLLHQDHDCYDHGPASAPAAMPFSFPSVPPFHHHGGEAPDNNPAAAAFSPPGSSYFSAPPHHCPAVAGSYNVYDYEARPPGARMGGAQPSELGEVVSRATGLDYSSLYHHAEAEVDPHLPFPPFGGPSPSHGPYQ is encoded by the exons ATGCAGGACGGTGCGGGAGCAGAAGGGGGCATCCAGCTGCTCCTGACGAtcctcgccgacgccgaggagcaggcgcgGCAGCTCGGGGAGCTGGCGGAGGACCCGCGGTCCCGGGCGGAGCACTaccggggcgcggcgcggcggctgcaggGCACGCTCGGGAAGGCGGTGGCCGTCGCCAAGGCCGTCGAGGCCGCGCCGGGGTCGTCGCGGGGCACCGACCGCTCCGACTCGCCCCGGTCGGCCGACGAGAGCTCGGGCGGGACGGCCGCCGTGGAGGCACCGGAGGGCCAAATCCTGTGCAACAAGAGAag GAAAGGGCTGCCGAGATGGACGGCGAAATTCCGAGTGCCAGACGCAAACTTGGAGGCCACACCTGACGACGGCTTCAGCTGGAGGAAGTACGGCCAGAAGGACATCCTCGGCGCCAAGTTTCCCAG GGGTTACTACCGGTGCACGTACCGAGCCGCGCAGGGGTGCCCGGCCACGAAGCAGGTGCAGCGCTCGGACACCGACCTGTGCGTGTTCGACGTCACGTACCTGGGCGAGCACACCTGCCACCAGAAgcagcgccacgccgccgcggtgaccgcgcacggccgcggcgggagccagtcgccgccgccgccgccgccgtcgcatcaCGAGCAGCAGGACCCGAGCATGCAGCTGGTGGTCATGGGCTTCAAGGACTCCCTGAAGGTGGAGACGGAGGCCTCGCTTCTTCACCAGGATCACGACTGCTACGACCACGGACCCgcctccgcgcccgccgccatgcccttctccttcccctccGTGCCGCCGTTCCACcaccacggcggcgaggcgcccgaCAACaatcccgccgccgcggccttctCGCCGCCCGGGTCGAGCTACTtctccgcgccgccgcatcATTGCCCGGCGGTTGCCGGAAGCTACAATGTGTACGACTACGAGGCGAGGCCGCCGGGGGCGCGCATGGGTGGGGCGCAGCCGTCGGAGCTCGGCGAGGTCGTCTCCCGGGCGACCGGGCTCGACTACTCGTCGCtgtaccaccacgccgaggccGAGGTCGACCCGCACCTGCCGTTCCCGCCATTTGGCGGGCCTTCGCCTTCCCATGGCCCGTACCAGTAG